The Salvia miltiorrhiza cultivar Shanhuang (shh) chromosome 1, IMPLAD_Smil_shh, whole genome shotgun sequence genome has a window encoding:
- the LOC130985102 gene encoding BAG family molecular chaperone regulator 1-like isoform X2 encodes MNKDYMLRMKSNKANKVSSPTGGGGEAVGGWEVRPGGMLVQKRNSDFNHNANTVPNIKVRVKYGSIYHQIVISSQASFGATGVHTQDQKLIYKEKERDSKWFLDSAGVRDGSKIVLVEDEVSRERRRLESRNNAKLDKASKEIADIRFEVDTLAKQVATIELEINGGKKVVETVFLSLIELLMTQLIKLDAIAADGDVKLQRRMEVKRVQRYIETLDMLKMRNSNLEKVQQYQQIYKGSISKTFQKQQEMKKHGNFNPGQVVVTTKWETF; translated from the exons ATGAATAAGGACTACATGCTGAGAATGAAGTCTAACAAGGCCAACAAAGTCTCCTCTCccaccggcggcggcggcgaggcGGTCGGAGGGTGGGAGGTCCGGCCAGGAGGGATGCTGGTGCAGAAGAGAAACTCTGATTTCAATCACAATGCCAACACTGTTCCAAACATCAAAGTTAGAGTCAAATATGGCTCAATTTACCATCAAATTGTCATCAGCTCTCAAGCCAGTTTTG GGGCAACAGGGGTGCACACACAAGATCAGAAGCTGATTTAcaaggagaaagagagagattcgAAGTGGTTTCTTGATAGTGCTGGTGTGAGAGATGGATCAAAGATTGTGTTGGTTGAAGATGAAGTGAGTAGGGAGAGACGGCGCCTCGAATCTCGCAACAATGCCAAATTGGACAAGGCATCAAAGGAGATTGCAGATATCAGATTTGAGGTAGATACCCTTGCAAAACAG GTGGCAACAATTGAATTGGAAATTAATGGAGGCAAGAAAGTTGTGGAGACAGTTTTTTTGAGTTTGATTGAATTGTTGATGACACAgctcataaagttggatgcaaTTGCTGCTGATGGAGATGTGAAGCTACAGAGAAGAATGGAG GTGAAAAGGGTGCAGAGGTACATTGAAACTCTTGATATGCTGAAGATGAGGAATTCCAACCTAGAAAAAGTGCAGCAATACCAGCAGATTTATAAGGGATCGATATCGAAAACTTTCCAAAAACAGCAAGAAATGAAGAAGCATGGGAATTTCAATCCAGGTCAAGTGGTGGTTACAACAAAATGGGAGACATTCTGA
- the LOC130985102 gene encoding BAG family molecular chaperone regulator 1-like isoform X1: MNKDYMLRMKSNKANKVSSPTGGGGEAVGGWEVRPGGMLVQKRNSDFNHNANTVPNIKVRVKYGSIYHQIVISSQASFGELKKMVAGATGVHTQDQKLIYKEKERDSKWFLDSAGVRDGSKIVLVEDEVSRERRRLESRNNAKLDKASKEIADIRFEVDTLAKQVATIELEINGGKKVVETVFLSLIELLMTQLIKLDAIAADGDVKLQRRMEVKRVQRYIETLDMLKMRNSNLEKVQQYQQIYKGSISKTFQKQQEMKKHGNFNPGQVVVTTKWETF; this comes from the exons ATGAATAAGGACTACATGCTGAGAATGAAGTCTAACAAGGCCAACAAAGTCTCCTCTCccaccggcggcggcggcgaggcGGTCGGAGGGTGGGAGGTCCGGCCAGGAGGGATGCTGGTGCAGAAGAGAAACTCTGATTTCAATCACAATGCCAACACTGTTCCAAACATCAAAGTTAGAGTCAAATATGGCTCAATTTACCATCAAATTGTCATCAGCTCTCAAGCCAGTTTTG gtGAGCTGAAAAAGATGGTGGCAGGGGCAACAGGGGTGCACACACAAGATCAGAAGCTGATTTAcaaggagaaagagagagattcgAAGTGGTTTCTTGATAGTGCTGGTGTGAGAGATGGATCAAAGATTGTGTTGGTTGAAGATGAAGTGAGTAGGGAGAGACGGCGCCTCGAATCTCGCAACAATGCCAAATTGGACAAGGCATCAAAGGAGATTGCAGATATCAGATTTGAGGTAGATACCCTTGCAAAACAG GTGGCAACAATTGAATTGGAAATTAATGGAGGCAAGAAAGTTGTGGAGACAGTTTTTTTGAGTTTGATTGAATTGTTGATGACACAgctcataaagttggatgcaaTTGCTGCTGATGGAGATGTGAAGCTACAGAGAAGAATGGAG GTGAAAAGGGTGCAGAGGTACATTGAAACTCTTGATATGCTGAAGATGAGGAATTCCAACCTAGAAAAAGTGCAGCAATACCAGCAGATTTATAAGGGATCGATATCGAAAACTTTCCAAAAACAGCAAGAAATGAAGAAGCATGGGAATTTCAATCCAGGTCAAGTGGTGGTTACAACAAAATGGGAGACATTCTGA